GCTCCAACACTAGTTGCTACTCCTTTACCACCTTTGAATTTAAGGAGTACTGGAAAAACATGCCCAAATACAACAGCCACTGCAGCAACTAGAGCAAATTCCAGTCCACCTGCTTTGTAGCCTATTTGAGTTGCAATTAGACCTTTTAGGAAATCAACTACAAAAACTACGAGCGCATATTTTGCTCCCAATACTCTAAGTGTATTTGTAGTTCCTGCATTTCCTGAACCATGCTCTCTTATATCTAGATTTTTAAATTTTTTGCCTATAAAGTAAGATGGTGAAATATTACCTAATAAATAACTTATCAATACTATCGAAATCCAGCTCATATAACTGTACCTCCAAAGCTATTTTCTATTTTTTTCTCTTACGTATATTTTAAGAGGAGTTCCTTCATATCCAAAGTTTTCTCTTAGTTTATTCTCAATATATCTCTGATAAGAAAAGTGGAATAGCTCTTTTTCGTTTACAAAAATTGCAAACGTTGGTGGTCTTACCCCTACTTGAGTTGCATAGTATATCTTAAGACGCTTACCTTTATCAGATGGAGGTTGGTTCATCATTACAGCCTCTCCGATTACATCATTTAATACTCCTGTAGCCACACGCTTTGATGCCTCATCAAAAATGAAATCTACAGTTTCTTTTATTTTTCCCATTCTTTGTGATGTAAGTGCCGATACAAAAAGTATAGGGCAGTATTGCATAAATGGTAGCTCTTCTCTAATTTTTTTAGTATATTCCTTTACTGAGTGATTATCCTTTTCAATTAAATCCCATTTATTTACTACAACTATTGACGCCTTTCCAGCATCATGTGCTAGCCCTGCAATTTTACTATCCTGCTCAGAAATTCCTTCTGTAGCATCTATAACAGTTAAAACTACATCGGCTTTTTCTACTGAAGCATAAGCACGAATAACTGAGTATTTTTCAATATTTTCGTAAACCTTGCTTTTTCTTCTAATCCCTGCAGTATCTATGAACAGATATTTTTTTCCATCCATTTCTATATAGGTGTCAATTGCATCTCTAGTAG
This is a stretch of genomic DNA from Acetoanaerobium sticklandii. It encodes these proteins:
- the plsY gene encoding glycerol-3-phosphate 1-O-acyltransferase PlsY encodes the protein MSWISIVLISYLLGNISPSYFIGKKFKNLDIREHGSGNAGTTNTLRVLGAKYALVVFVVDFLKGLIATQIGYKAGGLEFALVAAVAVVFGHVFPVLLKFKGGKGVATSVGALLGLFHIYGLIALLLAIALIMKTRYVSLGSIVGMSTLPFILYSARQPRESIITSIVLAGFIIFTHRENIKRLINKTERKLGEKTK
- the der gene encoding ribosome biogenesis GTPase Der — its product is MNPIVAIVGRPNVGKSTLFNRIAGERIAIVEDTPGVTRDRIYAQAEWVSKHFTIIDTGGIEPDSEELIPKKMRQQAELAMDMAQVILFVVDGKAGLTPSDRDVALMLLKTKKPVLLVVNKVDNKNLPDDFYDFYELGFGEPIPVSSSIGLGTGDLLDEVVKNFPQDMDTELDEDVVKVAIVGKPNAGKSSILNRLIGEERVIVSPIAGTTRDAIDTYIEMDGKKYLFIDTAGIRRKSKVYENIEKYSVIRAYASVEKADVVLTVIDATEGISEQDSKIAGLAHDAGKASIVVVNKWDLIEKDNHSVKEYTKKIREELPFMQYCPILFVSALTSQRMGKIKETVDFIFDEASKRVATGVLNDVIGEAVMMNQPPSDKGKRLKIYYATQVGVRPPTFAIFVNEKELFHFSYQRYIENKLRENFGYEGTPLKIYVREKNRK